In the genome of Anabas testudineus chromosome 4, fAnaTes1.2, whole genome shotgun sequence, one region contains:
- the spata1 gene encoding LOW QUALITY PROTEIN: spermatogenesis-associated protein 1 (The sequence of the model RefSeq protein was modified relative to this genomic sequence to represent the inferred CDS: deleted 1 base in 1 codon), which translates to MELSCESGRCPEDRRPDSSKFVELHVLCVPDDQWNVKLNKVPAAAIENFISAGFIRVYPDITLKSLRSELGTLLGTERSIDKFSFLKCVGRSLALVKSKQERDLKVKTFAPPYAPQPELYLLSTVENDSSVCSQSLTTDTSSSSPDHHIYYHPPQTCSLPTGTKEPVKFPLIPQCSHQPPPTPSLEEEEEEEEEDDVEERAEEEEQSDSCSEAERENEEEGLSSNKPEWPEQESQRPLQFVSLNKALRRHEDHLFQKSLVKELPDKEETCRKKKQHNKGNKPARDSGLAESLEDRDSGFSLTDGLRKSNNAHTLKSIKSKPTCGVSGSPAVLARPVRCTSLPPDLDSETQKASASPVFQTNREELIEEIKLVREERKQLEWTRQELLRKGKDLLAQNRHRRNQARDSWKKKYFETKKATAPLEDNLRNLRQELETFYNKLLHQLQARDNRGKPRRQGRSSIKNELIIQIMTESHEIDNLKRKVENAKMKLVTEIKLRKQAATELKALKAELAQKKSQSSHPGPTADHKFKTPPSHSVRTDVC; encoded by the exons ATGGAGCTGTCCTGTGAGTCAGGGAGATGTCCAGAGGACAGGAGACCAGACAGCAGCAAG TTTGTGGAGCtccatgtgctgtgtgtgccaGATGACCAGTGGAATGTGAAGCTCAATAAAGTCCCCGCTGCAGCCATAGAGAACTTCATATCTGCAGGTTTCATCAG GGTTTATCCAGACATCACCCTGAAAAGTCTGAGGAGTGAGCTGGGCACTCTTCTTGGCACAGAGAGGAGCATCGACAAATTCTCCTTCCTGAAATGCGTGGGCCGCAGTCTGGCACTG GTTAAAAGCAAACAGGAGAGGGAtctcaaagtgaaaacatttgctCCACCGTAT GCTCCGCAGCCCGAGCTTTACCTGCTGTCCACCGTGGAGAACGACAGCAGTGTTTGCTCCCAGTCTCTcaccacagacaccagcagcagctccccTGACCACCACATCTATTACCACCCTCCTCAGACGTGCAGCCTGCCAACAGGGACAAAGGAGCCTGTTAAATTCCCACTCATCCCCCAGTGTTCTCATCAGCCACCTCCCACCCCCAGcctggaagaggaggaggaggaggaggaggaggacgatgTCGAAGAAAgggcagaagaggaggagcagagcgACAGTTGctcagaggcagaaagagaaaacgaAGAGGAGGGTCTCTCCTCCAATAAGCCTGAGTGGCCTGAGCAGGAGAGTCAAAGGCCACTACAGTTTGTTTCACTTAATAAGG CTTTACGACGACATGAAGATCATTTATTTCAAAAGAGTCTGGTAAAAGAGTTGCCggacaaagaggaaacatgcaggaagaagaaacaacacaataaagGGAACAAACCAGCCAGAGATTCAGGGCTAGCGGAGTCCCTGGAGGACAGAGATTCGGGTTTCTCTCTCACAGATGG GCTCAGGAAATCAAACAATGCACATACACTGAAGTCCATCAAGAGTAAACCAACATGTGGG GTGTCAGGGAGCCCGGCTGTGTTGGCTCGACCTGTTAGATGTACTTCTCTGCCTCCAGATCTAGACTCGGAAACCCAGAAAGCGTCTGCTTCT CCGGTCTTCCAGACAAACA GAGAAGAACTTATAGAGGAAATCAAGCTggtgagggaggagagaaagcagCTGGAATGGACGAGACAAGAGCTGCTAAGAAAGGGGAAAGATCTGTTAGCTCAAAACAGACACCGTAGGAACCAAg CACGTGACAGttggaaaaagaaatattttgagACTAAGAAGGCCACAGCTCCACTGGAGGACAACCTGAGAAACTTACGACAAGAACTGGAGACATTTTACAACAAACTCTTGCACCAGCTCCAGGCCCGAGATAACAGAGGGAAGCCAAGACGGCAAGGGAGATCTTCTATCAAG AATGAGCTCATCATTCAGATCATGACAGAGAGTCATGAGATTGACAACCTCAAGAGGAAGGTGGAGAATGCCAAGATGAAGCTGGTGACAGAGATAAAG TTGAGGAAGCAGGCTGCTACAGAGCTGAAGGCCCTCAAGGCTGAGCTGGCCCAGAAGAAGAGTCAGTCATCTCACCCTGGGCCCACGGCAGACCACAAGTTCAAAACCCCTCCATCTCATTCAGTACGCACAGATGTCTGCTAA
- the LOC113152206 gene encoding guanine nucleotide-binding protein G(I)/G(S)/G(O) subunit gamma-5, translated as MSSNIVAMKKIVQQLRFEAGLNRVKVSQAAADLQQFCLQNAQHDPLLTGMSSSNNPFRPQKVCSFL; from the exons ATGTCCTCCAACATCGTAGCAATGAAGAAAATCGTCCAACAGCTACGTTTTGAAGCTGGTTTAAACAGAGTTAAG GTGTCCCAGGCCGCCGCCGACCTGCAGCAGTTCTGCCTTCAAAACGCCCAGCACGACCCTCTGCTCACCGGCATGTCGTCCAGCAACAACCCGTTCAGACCGCAGAAAGTCTGCTCCTTCCTATAG